TCGAGTTTCCTTGTGGTGGGCCTGGGAAATCCAGGCCGCGAATACGAGCAGACCCGTCACAATGCCGGGTTCATGGTCGTGAGTCGGCTGGCGGAGCGGCGTGGAGCCGCTTGGTCGGTCGAGAAAAGCTTTGCCGCCCGGGTCGCGCGCATGCGTGAGAACGGGCGGCAGATTGTTCTTTGCCAGCCGTTGACCTACATGAATTTGAGTGGGGATGCCGTCGGGAAACTGATGGAATTTTACAAGATTCCGGTGGAGCGATTGTTGGTGGTGACCGATGACGCGGACTTGCCCTTGGGAGCACTGCGGCTTCGACCGGGCGGAAGCTCGGGCGGGCATCATGGCTTGGAGTCCATCGAGCGCCGCCTT
This genomic interval from Verrucomicrobiota bacterium contains the following:
- a CDS encoding aminoacyl-tRNA hydrolase, whose product is MDSSFLVVGLGNPGREYEQTRHNAGFMVVSRLAERRGAAWSVEKSFAARVARMRENGRQIVLCQPLTYMNLSGDAVGKLMEFYKIPVERLLVVTDDADLPLGALRLRPGGSSGGHHGLESIERRLSSREFSRQRVGIGRQEGSSRQIAGYVLSQFEDPERPKLDRVLARASDQIERWLESGVASAMNDFNGMVPEDDSDGKL